One part of the Deinococcus fonticola genome encodes these proteins:
- a CDS encoding LysM peptidoglycan-binding domain-containing protein, whose protein sequence is MWPFGKSTKDRVAEALNAQPRLQNLGLQVTEQGGNVRVTGMVPNDRYGNLVKVVAEGINGVKSVDVSGLVAQQETSPVQAGSTSAGTGTSAGATTPAAQTPDIQMGEKTMTQQSAGTAELDDQAFEEQSKIAKAVLSAIRSNGELSDDPIDVLQSGKSVILRGAVDNDHELRLLEQVARAVSGVAGVDTSGVKVTVGTKELAKEKDTESGDTVYTVKSGDTLSEIAQKYYGDAMEYKKIAHYNNISNPDLIQPGQKIRIPG, encoded by the coding sequence ATGTGGCCTTTTGGAAAAAGCACGAAGGATCGAGTCGCTGAAGCCCTCAACGCTCAGCCCCGTCTCCAGAACCTGGGTCTTCAGGTCACCGAGCAGGGTGGCAACGTCCGTGTGACCGGCATGGTGCCCAATGACCGCTACGGCAACCTGGTCAAGGTGGTTGCCGAGGGTATCAACGGCGTCAAGAGCGTGGACGTGTCGGGCCTGGTGGCGCAGCAGGAAACCAGCCCCGTTCAGGCGGGCAGCACTTCGGCCGGCACAGGCACCTCGGCCGGGGCGACCACGCCGGCGGCCCAGACCCCGGATATCCAGATGGGCGAGAAAACCATGACCCAGCAGAGCGCCGGCACCGCCGAACTGGACGACCAGGCCTTCGAGGAGCAGAGCAAGATCGCCAAGGCCGTGCTGAGCGCCATTCGCAGCAACGGTGAGCTGTCCGACGACCCCATCGACGTGCTGCAAAGCGGCAAAAGCGTGATTCTGCGCGGCGCCGTCGACAACGACCACGAGCTGCGCCTGCTGGAGCAGGTGGCGCGCGCCGTGAGTGGCGTGGCGGGCGTGGACACCAGCGGCGTGAAAGTCACGGTGGGCACCAAGGAACTGGCCAAGGAAAAGGACACCGAATCCGGCGATACCGTGTATACCGTGAAATCCGGCGATACCCTCAGCGAAATCGCGCAGAAGTACTACGGCGACGCTATGGAGTACAAGAAGATCGCGCACTACAACAACATCAGTAACCCGGATCTGATTCAGCCCGGCCAGAAAATCCGCATCCCCGGCTGA